In the Candidatus Methylomirabilis tolerans genome, AACGATCAGGTCACCCGTCAGTGGCATCTGCTTCGAAGGTTAGAGGGCTCGACAGGGGCAACGATCCAAGAGCTCGCTGACTCCCTGCCTCGCGAGCTGCCGAAGCATCTCCGCACTATCCGACGCGACCTTGCCGCCCTAGAGGCCGCCGGCTTTCCGCTCCTCACCGAACGGACAGAGGGGCAGGTTCGCTGGAGGTTGATGGATGGCTATCGGCGCATCCCCGCCATTGCGTTTTCGCCGACTGAGCTCATGGCGCTGACGTTCAGCCGTGACCTGCTGAAACCCCTCGACGGAACCCAGATCAAGGGCGCCCTTGACTCCGCCCTTGATAAGGCCGCCACTGCCCTGCCGCCGCAAGGGCAGGGCTATGTGCGGCAGTTGCGGGGCTTCTTCTCGGTTGGACTGGGTTCGCATAAGCTTTACCGTCAGCACCAGGAGACCATTGATCGCATCACAGACGCCATTGCCCACCTGCGCACCCTTCAGATGCGATACTACGCCGCCTCACGTAACGCCACAACCCGCCGGGAGGTCGACCCCTATCGCCTCTGGTACGCGGGCGGGGCCTTGTACCTGATCGCCTACTGTCACCTCCGTCGGCAGGTGCGCATGTTCGCGGTAGACCGGATTCGTTCCCTGACCGTCACCGATCGCCCCTACCAGATCCCGCTCGGCTTCGATGTTGAGACCTACGTGCAGGATGCGCTGGTGGTCATGACGGGGAAGCCGGTCACGGTCGAGCTGCTGTTCGGCAAGTCCGCCGCCCCCTGGGTAAAGGATCGGGTGTGGCACCCAAGTCAGACTCTGACGCCCCTGAGGGGTGGGCGCTTAAGGATGACCCTCTCGGTAGCGGACACGCCTGAACTGGTCGGATGGATTCTGAGCTTCGGCGGCAAGGTCCGGGTACTCGAACCCGCCGCCCTTACAGCGAGGGTGCGGGATGAGGCCCGGCGGATTCTCAGCGGGACGCTTGCGTAAAGTGACCCCGGATGTCACGGGGGGTGGTACAGTAAAAGCCAGTCAATGGGACACGAGAGCTCATTGGGGCATGCTATTCGAAGGGGTCGACAACCTCGAGGAAGTCGAATTTCCTGAAGTCCCGATCGGCCGTATACAGCCTGCCTACGCCGTGCTGTTGGAGAAGGGTCGCCAGATGAGCGTCGGGAACAAGGTTACCGCGTACAG is a window encoding:
- a CDS encoding transcriptional regulator, which codes for NDQVTRQWHLLRRLEGSTGATIQELADSLPRELPKHLRTIRRDLAALEAAGFPLLTERTEGQVRWRLMDGYRRIPAIAFSPTELMALTFSRDLLKPLDGTQIKGALDSALDKAATALPPQGQGYVRQLRGFFSVGLGSHKLYRQHQETIDRITDAIAHLRTLQMRYYAASRNATTRREVDPYRLWYAGGALYLIAYCHLRRQVRMFAVDRIRSLTVTDRPYQIPLGFDVETYVQDALVVMTGKPVTVELLFGKSAAPWVKDRVWHPSQTLTPLRGGRLRMTLSVADTPELVGWILSFGGKVRVLEPAALTARVRDEARRILSGTLA